One Sander vitreus isolate 19-12246 chromosome 22, sanVit1, whole genome shotgun sequence DNA segment encodes these proteins:
- the dnajb6b gene encoding dnaJ homolog subfamily B member 6b isoform X1: MLEYYQTLGVQKNATQEDIKKAYRKLALKWHPDKNPDNKEEAEKRFKELSEAYEVLSDENKRSTYDRYGKDGLSAGGGGGGHYDHYGGGGFTFRNPDDVFREFFGGRDPFADFFADDPFDDFFGGSRSHQRATSRGRMGGSLFGFGSFPAFGPGLTGFDSGFSSFGNMGGGGFTSFSSSSFGGGGGGGGGMGNFRSVSTSTKFINGRKITTKRIVENGQERVEVEEDGQLKSLTVNDIAGEDPLEEEFRCRRQNALPGLGLHQRYLRNSAQNPSEEEEEHGLQSLGLTRGHMDTKRKKLWLKEAESKKKRAPRHFPRFGGLGAFY, translated from the exons ATGCTGGAATACTACCAGACATTAGGAGTCCAGAAAAATGCAACGCAAGAGGACATCAAAAAAGC TTACAGAAAATTGGCATTGAAGTGGCATCCAGACAAGAACCCAGACAACaaagaggaagcagagaaaAGGTTCAAAGAGCTATCAGAGGCATATGAAGTGCTCTCAGATG AAAACAAGAGGAGTACTTATGACAGATATGGCAAAGATGGCCtttcagcaggaggaggaggag GAGGCCATTATGATCACTATGGCGGCGGTGGCTTCACATTCCGTAATCCCGATGACGTTTTCAGGGAATTCTTTGGCGGCAGAGATCCATTTGCAGATTTTTTTG CTGATGACCCCTTTGACGATTTCTTCGGAGGTAGTCGCAGTCACCAGAGAGCCACAAGCCGAGGCAGGATGGGGGGATCACTCTTTGGTTTTGGGAGCTTCCCAGCGTTTGGGCCTGGCCTCACAGGGTTCGATTCAG GTTTTAGCTCATTTGGAAATATGGGTGGAGGAGGATTCACTTCCTTCTCTTCTTCATCTTTTGGTGGCGGcggtgggggaggaggaggaatgggTAACTTCAGATCGGTGTCGACCTCCACCAAATTCATCAACGGCAGAAAAATTACTACAAAACG GATCGTGGAGAATGGCCAAGAGCGGGTAGAAGTGGAGGAGGACGGTCAGTTAAAATCTCTAACAGTTAATG ACATTGCAGGGGAAGATCCCTTGGAGGAAGAGTTTCGTTGCCGCAGACAGAACGCACTTCCTGGCCTTGGCCTGCACCAGCGTTACCTAAGGAACTCCGCTCAAAACCcctcagaggaagaggaggagcatgGCCTACAGAGCCTGGGACTAACGAGAG gacACATGGACACGAAGAGGAAGAAACTGTGGCTAAAGGAGGCAGAGTCCAAAAAGAAAAGGGCACCTCGACACTTCCCTCGGTTTGGTGGACTTGGTGCCTTTTATTAa
- the dnajb6b gene encoding dnaJ homolog subfamily B member 6b isoform X3 codes for MLEYYQTLGVQKNATQEDIKKAYRKLALKWHPDKNPDNKEEAEKRFKELSEAYEVLSDENKRSTYDRYGKDGLSAGGGGGGHYDHYGGGGFTFRNPDDVFREFFGGRDPFADFFADDPFDDFFGGSRSHQRATSRGRMGGSLFGFGSFPAFGPGLTGFDSGFSSFGNMGGGGFTSFSSSSFGGGGGGGGGMGNFRSVSTSTKFINGRKITTKRIVENGQERVEVEEDGQLKSLTVNGKEQLLRLDNK; via the exons ATGCTGGAATACTACCAGACATTAGGAGTCCAGAAAAATGCAACGCAAGAGGACATCAAAAAAGC TTACAGAAAATTGGCATTGAAGTGGCATCCAGACAAGAACCCAGACAACaaagaggaagcagagaaaAGGTTCAAAGAGCTATCAGAGGCATATGAAGTGCTCTCAGATG AAAACAAGAGGAGTACTTATGACAGATATGGCAAAGATGGCCtttcagcaggaggaggaggag GAGGCCATTATGATCACTATGGCGGCGGTGGCTTCACATTCCGTAATCCCGATGACGTTTTCAGGGAATTCTTTGGCGGCAGAGATCCATTTGCAGATTTTTTTG CTGATGACCCCTTTGACGATTTCTTCGGAGGTAGTCGCAGTCACCAGAGAGCCACAAGCCGAGGCAGGATGGGGGGATCACTCTTTGGTTTTGGGAGCTTCCCAGCGTTTGGGCCTGGCCTCACAGGGTTCGATTCAG GTTTTAGCTCATTTGGAAATATGGGTGGAGGAGGATTCACTTCCTTCTCTTCTTCATCTTTTGGTGGCGGcggtgggggaggaggaggaatgggTAACTTCAGATCGGTGTCGACCTCCACCAAATTCATCAACGGCAGAAAAATTACTACAAAACG GATCGTGGAGAATGGCCAAGAGCGGGTAGAAGTGGAGGAGGACGGTCAGTTAAAATCTCTAACAGTTAATGGTAAGGAGCAACTCCTAAGACTGGATAACAAGTAA
- the dnajb6b gene encoding dnaJ homolog subfamily B member 6b isoform X2: MLEYYQTLGVQKNATQEDIKKAYRKLALKWHPDKNPDNKEEAEKRFKELSEAYEVLSDENKRSTYDRYGKDGLSAGGGGGGHYDHYGGGGFTFRNPDDVFREFFGGRDPFADFFADDPFDDFFGGSRSHQRATSRGRMGGSLFGFGSFPAFGPGLTGFDSGFSSFGNMGGGGFTSFSSSSFGGGGGGGGGMGNFRSVSTSTKFINGRKITTKRIVENGQERVEVEEDGQLKSLTVNGHMDTKRKKLWLKEAESKKKRAPRHFPRFGGLGAFY; encoded by the exons ATGCTGGAATACTACCAGACATTAGGAGTCCAGAAAAATGCAACGCAAGAGGACATCAAAAAAGC TTACAGAAAATTGGCATTGAAGTGGCATCCAGACAAGAACCCAGACAACaaagaggaagcagagaaaAGGTTCAAAGAGCTATCAGAGGCATATGAAGTGCTCTCAGATG AAAACAAGAGGAGTACTTATGACAGATATGGCAAAGATGGCCtttcagcaggaggaggaggag GAGGCCATTATGATCACTATGGCGGCGGTGGCTTCACATTCCGTAATCCCGATGACGTTTTCAGGGAATTCTTTGGCGGCAGAGATCCATTTGCAGATTTTTTTG CTGATGACCCCTTTGACGATTTCTTCGGAGGTAGTCGCAGTCACCAGAGAGCCACAAGCCGAGGCAGGATGGGGGGATCACTCTTTGGTTTTGGGAGCTTCCCAGCGTTTGGGCCTGGCCTCACAGGGTTCGATTCAG GTTTTAGCTCATTTGGAAATATGGGTGGAGGAGGATTCACTTCCTTCTCTTCTTCATCTTTTGGTGGCGGcggtgggggaggaggaggaatgggTAACTTCAGATCGGTGTCGACCTCCACCAAATTCATCAACGGCAGAAAAATTACTACAAAACG GATCGTGGAGAATGGCCAAGAGCGGGTAGAAGTGGAGGAGGACGGTCAGTTAAAATCTCTAACAGTTAATG gacACATGGACACGAAGAGGAAGAAACTGTGGCTAAAGGAGGCAGAGTCCAAAAAGAAAAGGGCACCTCGACACTTCCCTCGGTTTGGTGGACTTGGTGCCTTTTATTAa